A single Aspergillus chevalieri M1 DNA, chromosome 3, nearly complete sequence DNA region contains:
- the hapB gene encoding transcription activator HAP2 (BUSCO:EOG09263KEE;~COG:K;~EggNog:ENOG410PQKV;~InterPro:IPR001289;~PFAM:PF02045;~go_function: GO:0003700 - DNA-binding transcription factor activity [Evidence IEA];~go_process: GO:0006355 - regulation of transcription, DNA-templated [Evidence IEA]) has translation MMEYPPQYQQPHGQHPQGPSHMSAAYQPAPQSAGSAVGSMTSPTNAQAHMPQAHSAHQASPIVPSQSHYQQTNFPQPYGVTAAMPQTYGISPTQAAAMATAAASGQFYPLHQDSMNQMSQGARGSPRMGGVSVKGDRNPRSPPQMTGQMPPMASQVPLSQSAQLQSRRMSHVGSPPQPVLSHVGRPSVAPSMPPPPHAPVQPSQPSPELVSGGAEESPLYVNAKQFHRILKRRVARQRLEEQLRLTSKGRKPYLHESRHNHAMRRPRGPGGRFLTADEVAAMEKKSGDSVPSGQENIQTTAVKPASSAGHKRKSSEVNDDVDASKKTRTVAPARTSAGVEESEADSADASDDDG, from the coding sequence ATGATGGAATATCCGCCACAGTATCAACAACCTCACGGACAACACCCGCAGGGCCCTTCGCATATGTCTGCCGCATACCAACCCGCACCCCAGAGCGCCGGCTCTGCCGTCGGCTCAATGACGTCGCCTACCAACGCCCAGGCGCACATGCCACAAGCTCACTCCGCGCATCAAGCCTCACCCATTGTTCCGTCGCAATCGCATTACCAGCAGACGAACTTCCCGCAGCCATATGGGGTGACGGCCGCCATGCCTCAAACATATGGCATCTCGCCCACGCAGGCGGCAGCGATGGCCACTGCCGCGGCTTCTGGCCAATTCTACCCTCTACACCAAGACTCCATGAACCAAATGTCGCAAGGAGCCCGCGGATCTCCGCGCATGGGTGGAGTGTCTGTAAAGGGGGACCGAAATCCTCGCTCCCCGCCGCAGATGACGGGCCAAATGCCCCCAATGGCATCACAAGTGCCCCTGTCGCAAAGCGCTCAATTGCAGTCACGTCGCATGAGCCACGTCGGAAGCCCACCGCAGCCGGTCCTCAGTCATGTGGGTCGACCGTCGGTAGCACCCTCAATGCCACCGCCGCCTCATGCTCCTGTGCAGCCAAGCCAACCGTCGCCGGAGTTAGTCAGTGGCGGGGCTGAAGAATCGCCCCTTTACGTGAATGCGAAACAGTTCCATCGCATCTTGAAGCGGCGTGTTGCGAGACAAAGACTCGAGGAGCAGCTGCGGCTCACATCCAAAGGCCGTAAGCCCTACCTCCATGAGTCTCGGCATAACCATGCCATGCGGCGGCCTCGTGGCCCAGGTGGTCGGTTCTTGACGGCCGATGAAGTGGCTGCTATGGAAAAGAAATCTGGCGATTCCGTTCCATCGGGGCAAGAGAATATCCAGACCACTGCCGTTAAACCTGCCTCGTCCGCAGGCCATAAGCGGAAATCCAGTGAAGTGAACGACGATGTGGATGCTTCCAAGAAAACGAGGACCGTTGCGCCAGCCCGGACAAGTGCTGGTGTCGAGGAGAGTGAAGCTGACTCTGCTGATGCGTCGGATGACGACGGATGA
- the KLP8 gene encoding kinesin-3 motor protein uncA (COG:Z;~EggNog:ENOG410PJZQ;~InterPro:IPR027417,IPR019821,IPR036961,IPR022140, IPR001849,IPR011993,IPR027640,IPR008984,IPR032405, IPR001752,IPR000253,IPR022164;~PFAM:PF16183,PF16796,PF12473,PF12423,PF00225;~go_function: GO:0003777 - microtubule motor activity [Evidence IEA];~go_function: GO:0005515 - protein binding [Evidence IEA];~go_function: GO:0005524 - ATP binding [Evidence IEA];~go_function: GO:0008017 - microtubule binding [Evidence IEA];~go_process: GO:0007018 - microtubule-based movement [Evidence IEA]) has product MAPGGGGNIKVVVRVRPFNSREIDRGAKCIIQMKGASTILTPPPGADEKQRKGGAKGAVEGPKTFAFDRSYWSFDKNSPNYAGQDNLFDDLGTPLLDNAFGGYNNCIFAYGQTGSGKSYSMMGYGKEYGVIPRICQDMFQRIEDIQRDKQLGCTVEVSYLEIYNERVRDLLNPSNKGNLKVREHPSTGPYVEDLAKLVVRSFEEIENLMDEGNKARTVAATNMNETSSRSHAVFTLTLTQKRHDAETSMDTEKVSRISLVDLAGSERATSTGATGARLKEGAEINRSLSTLGRVIAALADVAAGKKKNASMVPYRDSILTWLLKDSLGGNSMTAMIAAISPADINFEETLGTLRYADSAKRIRNHAVVNEDPNARMIRELKEELQQLRSKLGGGAAGAVGGALPPGAAPGAPGGIPAGEYYPPDTPLEQQVVSIHQSDGTVTKVSKAEIVEQLNQSEKLYKDLNQTWEEKMQNTEKIHKERESALEELGISIEKGFIGLSTPKKMPHLVNLSDDPLLAECLVYNIKPGTTTVGHMDQGNAVEIRLNGSKIMSNHCKFENVDNIVTIVPTEGAAVMVNGLRIDKPKRLKSGFRIILGDFHIFRFNHPQEARAERVEQSLLRHSVTSTQLGSPAPKTHDRTQSKTGSELDGDSNRAESPLPSQRGRESDWFQARREAISAALGPDHISHMPDDELDALFEDVQKVRATRRGLVENEEDSDSLSSFPVRDKYMSNGTIDNFSLDTAITMPGTPQQQEDEGQSGDSTLHSVRQDMQRQLDRQKEEYQDKLKNAEASSNQDIGDVKSEKVRMEEALRAAKEEYEEQLKKQKEIFESQMKDLGKPVPPKIYENGFAKLEPEEIETARAVYHHWSQQNYVRMAEKILQYASLLKEAQVMSQIMDKNVSFQFAIVDHGHNMASSYDLVLNGISGDEDFVLDEAKKPCVGVRVIDYKQCVIHLWSIEKLQRRLQSMRQLHQYIDRPDYIQHFKLENPFSEPCSPRYSLVGDADIPLTAVFETRVQDFSVEVTSPYTQSVVGIIRLSLEPSSAQAPSSTLKFNVVMRDMVGFNEWEGSDVHAQLFVPGISDEGGATTTQMTSGFDESPVRFESVHSMSLPLNSPRSAALKVCVYAQVTQMHLDKLLSWDDIRDSADPGLQKRKAPRIAESEFYSEERHDVFARIQILELAENGEYLPVEVVQNNSLDAGTYQLHQGLQRRISINLTYSSTESLPWDDLRSIRVGSVRMLDPWGKIPDQDLQTPDVPLKFVQEPTVKDNADGTSNVTIVGQWDSSLHGSLLLDRVTADKYRVQVTVRWDLISSRLQDPVVFEVDPMIQIQGRTYVRPQSMFKQLFNATRIVHSTVRMFSLAVRPVSAKRAADLWRMNTQNDYVKGEELLTAWSPRKVSLVKDYLAARKRRQRMAELNAAKGALSAGSLVPSATRNTRSIPLRSPELTDRKAKLLRKYLDVWMTKTDPTEAILVRTNTEPPAGGAAFAQTKQAVQRDGSSTSGDSADQQPPLKPRFIATIQTLPKNPSSTKSGYILTPDDTNSHWVRRFVELRRPYLHVYSVPEGDEINAINLRSSRVDHAPDFARLLGTAGNGSGAPSRGGGGQPNVFAIYGTQNTFLFATRTEAQKVEWILKIDQSYFSNASPART; this is encoded by the exons ATGGCTCCAGGCGGTGGTGGAAATATTAAGGTGGTGGTGAGAGTACGGCCGTTCAATAGCAGAG AAATCGACCGCGGTGCAAAATGTATCATTCAGATGAAAGGTGCCTCGACAATCCTCACCCCGCCCCCCGGTGCCGACGAGAAACAACGAAAAGGCGGCGCGAAAGGAGCCGTGGAAGGGCCCAAGACCTTCGCCTTCGATAGGTCGTATTGGTCGTTCGATAAAAATTCTCCCAACTATGCCGGCCAGGATAACTTGTTCGATGATCTCGGAACGCCGCTTCTTGACAATGCGTTTGGGGGTTACAACAATTGTATTTTCGCGTACGGTCAAACGGGTTCCGGAAAGTCGTACTCGATGATGGGTTATGGGAAGGAGTATGGTGTGATTCCGAGAATTTGCCAGGATATGTTTCAGCGTATCGAGGATATCCAGCGGGATAAGCAGCTTGGTTGTACGGTTGAGGTGTCGTATCTGGAAATCTACAACGAAAGGGTTCGCGATTTGCTCAATCCGTCAAATAAGGGGAACCTCAAGGTCCGTGAGCATCCATCGACAGGTCCTTATGTTGAAGATCTGGCCAAGCTTGTCGTGCGCTCGTTTGAGGAGATCGAGAACTTAATGGACGAGGGTAACAAGGCGAGAACGGTTGCCGCTACGAACATGAACGAAACGTCCAGTCGTTCGCACGCCGTCTTCACTCTTACCCTTACCCAGAAACGCCATGACGCCGAAACATCCATGGATACGGAAAAGGTATCGCGAATCAGTTTGGTTGATCTTGCAGGTTCGGAAAGAGCAACGTCCACAGGAGCCACGGGAGCCCGGCTGAAGGAAGGTGCCGAAATCAACCGTTCTTTATCCACTCTCGGTCGTGTCATTGCAGCGCTTGCAGATGTGGCCGccggaaagaaaaagaacgcCTCCATGGTTCCGTACCGTGATTCGATCTTGACATGGCTGTTGAAGGACTCGCTGGGAGGAAACTCCATGACCGCGATGATTGCTGCAATCTCGCCGGCAGATATCAACTTCGAAGAAACGCTGGGTACCCTCCGTTACGCCGACTCCGCGAAGCGGATCCGGAACCATGCCGTCGTGAACGAAGACCCGAATGCACGGATGATCCGAGAATTGAAGGAGGAATTACAACAACTCAGATCGAAGCTTGGTGGAGGAGCAGCTGGTGCTGTTGGCGGCGCACTTCCACCTGGAGCTGCACCGGGTGCTCCTGGTGGTATACCTGCTGGTGAATACTATCCTCCTGATACGCCATTAGAACAACAAGTCGTGTCTATTCACCAGTCAGACGGCACCGTGACCAAAGTTAGCAAGGCGGAGATTGTCGAACAGCTCAACCAGAGTGAAAAGCTCTACAAGGATCTGAACCAGACATGGGAAGAGAAGATGCAGAATACGGAAAAAATCCACAAGGAGCGTGAATCCGCACTGGAAGAACTGGGTATCAGCATCGAGAAGGGGTTTATCGGGCTAAGTACCCCGAAAAAAATGCCTCATTTGGTCAACCTGAGTGACGACCCGCTGCTTGCTGAATGTCTTGTCTACAACATCAAGCCTGGTACTACGACAGTCGGGCACATGGACCAAGGCAATGCTGTTGAGATCAGACTGAATGGGTCTAAGATTATGTCCAACCACTGCAAATTCGAAAACGTGGACAACATCGTTACTATTGTTCCAACTGAAGGCGCAGCGGTCATGGTTAACGGCCTGCGTATCGACAAGCCCAAGCGTCTGAAGAGTGGTTTTCGAATCATCCTGGGCGATTTCCACATTTTCCGATTCAATCACCCGCAAGAGGCTCGTGCGGAGCGTGTCGAACAGAGCTTATTACGGCATTCCGTCACTAGCACTCAACTTGGTTCTCCGGCGCCGAAGACCCATGACCGAACTCAGAGCAAGACTGGTTCGGAGCTCGATGGCGACTCAAATAGGGCTGAATCACCATTACCCTCGCAGCGTGGCCGAGAATCTGATTGGTTCCAGGCGCGTCGGGAAGCGATTAGTGCAGCGCTGGGACCGGATCATATATCACATATGCCGGATGACGAACTAGACGCTCTGTTCGAAGACGTGCAGAAAGTGAGAGCAACCCGTCGGGGGCTGgtggaaaatgaagaagattCCGACTCGCTCAGCTCGTTCCCTGTCCGAGACAAGTACATGTCGAACGGTACGATTGACAACTTTTCGCTGGATACTGCCATCACGATGCCAGGGACACCCCAGCAGCAAGAAGACGAGGGGCAGAGTGGTGATTCAACGCTTCACTCCGTGCGCCAAGATATGCAACGTCAGCTGGATCGACAAAAGGAGGAATACCAAGATAAGCTAAAGAACGCCGAAGCTTCGTCAAACCAGGACATCGGCGATGTAAAGTCTGAAAAGGTCCGAATGGAGGAGGCTCTTCGCGCGGCTAAGGAGGAGTACGAAGAGCAGctaaagaagcaaaaggagATTTTTGAGTCGCAGATGAAGGATTTGGGGAAGCCGGTTCCGCCGAAGATCTACGAGAATGGGTTTGCCAAGCTGGAGCCCGAGGAGATTGAAACCGCGCGTGCCGTATATCACCACTGGTCGCAGCAGAACTACGTCCGTATGGCGGAGAAGATACTGCAGTATGCATCGCTGTTGAAGGAAGCACAGGTAATGAGCCAGATCATGGACAAGAACGTTTCGTTTCAGTTTGCCATCGTCGACCATGGGCATAATATGGCGTCTTCTTACGATCTCGTGCTGAACGGAATCTCTGGGGACGAGGATTTCGTCTTGGATGAGGCGAAGAAGCCCTGTGTGGGGGTCCGTGTCATCGATTACAAGCAATGCGTTATCCACCTATGGTCGATTGAGAAGCTTCAACGTCGTTTGCAGTCTATGCGTCAGTTGCATCAGTACATTGATCGCCCGGATTATATTCAGCATTTCAAGCTGGAGAATCCTTTCTCTGAGCCTTGCTCGCCGCGTTACTCGCTTGTTGGTGATGCCGATATTCCGCTTACAGCTGTCTTTGAGACTCGTGTCCAGGATTTCTCTGTCGAAGTCACTTCGCCGTATACGCAGAGTGTGGTTGGTATAATCAGGCTGTCGTTGGAGCCATCTTCTGCCCAGGCACCGTCGTCCACTCTGAAGTTTAACGTCGTTATGCGCGATATGGTGGGTTTCAATGAGTGGGAAGGCTCTGATGTCCACGCTCAATTGTTCGTACCGGGGATTTCTGACGAAGGAGGCGCAACGACAACCCAGATGACCAGCGGCTTTGACGAGAGCCCCGTTCGCTTCGAGAGTGTGCATAGCATGAGCTTACCACTGAACAGCCCGCGAAGCGCCGCGCTGAAAGTCTGCGTCTACGCTCAAGTCACGCAAATGCACCTGGACAAGCTTCTAAGCTGGGACGATATCCGTGACTCGGCCGACCCTGGGCTCCAGAAACGCAAGGCGCCTCGTATTGCCGAGTCGGAATTCTACTCGGAGGAGAGGCATGATGTCTTTGCTCGGATTCAGATCCTCGAGTTGGCGGAGAATGGCGAATACCTCCCTGTCGAAGTGGTGCAAAACAACAGCTTGGATGCGGGAACATATCAGCTTCACCAGGGCTTGCAGCGTCGTATTTCGATCAATCTTACGTATAGTTCGACCGAGAGTCTTCCGTGGGATGACCTTCGCAGTATCCGTGTGGGATCTGTTCGGATGCTTGATCCTTGGGGCAAGATTCCAGACCAGGACCTGCAGACTCCAGATGTGCCATTGAAGTTCGTCCAGGAGCCGACAGTGAAGGATAATGCTGACGGGACGTCTAACGTTACGATCGTGGGCCAGTGGGACTCTAGTTTGCATGGATCCCTTCTCCTCGACCGCGTTACTGCGGATAAGTACCGCGTGCAGGTTACTGTCCGCTGGGACCTGATCTCGTCACGGTTGCAGGACCCCGTGGTGTTCGAAGTCGACCCGATGATCCAGATCCAAGGACGAACGTATGTGCGCCCGCAGTCAATGTTCAAGCAGCTCTTCAACGCAACCCGCATCGTGCACTCCACTGTTCGCATGTTTTCCTTGGCTGTCCGACCTGTCTCCGCCAAACGGGCCGCCGACCTCTGGCGCATGAACACTCAAAATGACTACGTTAAGGGCGAAGAACTCCTAACAGCATGGTCCCCGCGCAAAGTATCCCTCGTCAAAGACTACCTCGCCGCGCGCAAGCGCCGCCAACGTATGGCCGAACTCAACGCCGCAAAGGGAGCCCTAAGCGCAGGCTCTCTCGTCCCCTCCGCAACCCGCAACACCCGCTCAATACCCCTCCGAAGCCCAGAACTCACCGACCGCAAAGCAAAACTCCTCCGCAAATACCTCGACGTCTGGATGACCAAGACAGACCCCACAGAAGCAATCCTCGTCCGCACAAACACCGAACCCCCAGCCGGAGGAGCAGCCTTCGCCCAGACAAAACAGGCTGTCCAACGAGATGGCAGCAGCACCAGCGGCGACTCGGCAGACCAACAACCGCCCCTAAAGCCCCGCTTCATCGCAACAATCCAAACACTCCCCAAGAACCCCTCCTCCACTAAATCAGGCTACATCCTCACCCCCGACGACACAAATAGCCACTGGGTGCGCCGCTTCGTCGAGCTCCGCCGGCCATATCTCCATGTCTACAGCGTCCCTGAAGGCGATGAGATTAACGCGATTAATCTGCGGAGCTCGCGCGTTGATCATGCGCCGGATTTCGCTCGTCTGCTGGGTACTGCTGGTAATGGATCGGGGGCGCCTTCGAGGGGCGGAGGTGGTCAACCGAATGTGTTTGCGATCTATGGGACGCAGAATACATTCTTGTTTGCGACGAGGACGGAGGCGCAGAAGGTGGAGTGGATTTTGAAGATCGATCAGAGTTATTTTAGCAATGCTAGTCCCGCGAGGACGTAG